One Helicobacter anatolicus genomic region harbors:
- the eno gene encoding phosphopyruvate hydratase, protein MIYIENIFAQEVMDSRGNPTIKANVILSDGTQASAIVPSGASTGKREALELRDNDPKRYLGKGVLKACENVNKIIATQLLGLSPYNQNQIDGILQEIDNTDNFSNIGANAALGVSMAVARASAESLKLPLYRYLGGANALTLPTPMLNIINGGSHADNTVDFQEYMIMPVGFSDFKEALRASAEIYHHLKKLLKDTGHITSIGDEGGFAPNLKTNEEPIEYILKAVENAGYKPQDDIAIALDVASSELVESNGLYNLKGEGRKLSAAELVEYYEKLVAKYPIVSIEDGLSEDDWEGWKLLTQKLGNKIQLVGDDLFVTNAKILQEGISQNIANAILIKPNQIGTISQTMQTIRLAQRNNYKCIMSHRSGESEDSFIADFAVALNTGEIKTGSTARSERIAKYNRLLEIEEELVISEYLGKTLFKK, encoded by the coding sequence ATGATATATATAGAAAATATTTTTGCGCAAGAAGTAATGGATAGTCGTGGAAACCCTACCATAAAAGCCAATGTTATCCTTTCTGATGGCACACAAGCAAGTGCTATTGTCCCTAGTGGTGCAAGCACAGGAAAAAGAGAAGCCCTAGAGCTTAGAGACAATGATCCTAAAAGATATTTAGGTAAAGGAGTTTTAAAAGCTTGTGAAAATGTCAACAAGATAATTGCCACACAACTTCTTGGTCTCTCTCCTTATAATCAAAATCAAATTGATGGAATCTTGCAAGAAATTGATAACACAGATAATTTTTCAAATATCGGTGCAAATGCTGCACTTGGTGTGAGTATGGCAGTAGCAAGAGCAAGTGCAGAAAGCTTAAAACTTCCACTTTATCGCTATTTAGGTGGCGCAAATGCTCTCACATTACCTACACCAATGCTAAATATCATCAATGGCGGATCTCATGCCGATAATACCGTAGATTTTCAAGAATATATGATTATGCCTGTTGGTTTTTCTGATTTTAAAGAAGCATTAAGAGCAAGTGCAGAGATCTATCATCATCTTAAAAAACTTCTAAAAGATACGGGTCATATCACAAGTATTGGCGATGAGGGTGGTTTTGCACCTAATCTCAAGACCAATGAAGAACCTATTGAGTATATCCTAAAAGCCGTAGAAAATGCTGGATATAAACCGCAAGATGATATTGCTATTGCACTTGATGTTGCAAGTAGTGAACTTGTAGAATCTAATGGCTTATACAATCTCAAAGGGGAAGGAAGAAAATTAAGCGCAGCAGAACTTGTTGAATATTATGAAAAATTAGTAGCAAAATATCCCATCGTATCAATTGAAGATGGCTTAAGCGAAGATGATTGGGAAGGCTGGAAACTTCTCACACAAAAACTAGGCAATAAAATTCAGCTTGTAGGTGATGACTTATTTGTCACTAATGCAAAAATCTTACAAGAAGGAATTAGTCAAAATATTGCTAATGCAATTTTAATCAAACCAAATCAAATCGGCACTATCAGCCAAACCATGCAAACTATCCGCCTAGCCCAACGCAATAACTATAAATGCATTATGAGCCACAGAAGCGGAGAAAGCGAAGATAGCTTTATTGCAGATTTTGCGGTAGCACTCAATACAGGCGAAATTAAAACAGGGTCTACTGCAAGAAGTGAGAGAATTGCAAAATACAATCGTTTATTAGAAATTGAAGAAGAATTAGTAATTTCTGAATATTTAGGAAAAACCCTATTTAAAAAGTGA
- the recA gene encoding recombinase RecA, translated as MMIDEKRQKAIELALKQIDKAFGKGALVRLGDKQVEKIESISTGSLGLDMALGINGVPKGRIIEVYGPESSGKTTLSLQIVAECQKNGGICAFIDAEHALDVYYAKRLGVDTENLLVSQPDNGEQALEILETLTRSGAVDLVVIDSVAALTPKAEIDGDMGDQHVGLQARLMSHALRKITGVLHKMNTTLIFINQIRMKIGTMGYGSPETTTGGNALKFYASVRIDIRRIATLKQSEQQIGNRVKAKVVKNKVAPPFREAEFDIMFGEGISREGEIIDYGIKLDIIDKSGAWLSYGDKKLGQGRENAKLLLKEDKNLAAEITQKIREQIGATEEILPLPDEPEEE; from the coding sequence ATTATGATAGATGAAAAAAGACAAAAAGCCATTGAGCTTGCATTAAAACAAATTGATAAAGCCTTTGGAAAGGGTGCATTAGTAAGACTTGGAGATAAACAAGTTGAAAAAATAGAATCCATTTCTACAGGTTCTTTAGGACTTGATATGGCATTAGGGATTAATGGTGTACCAAAGGGGCGAATTATTGAAGTTTATGGTCCAGAATCTAGTGGTAAAACCACTCTAAGCTTACAAATAGTTGCAGAATGCCAAAAAAATGGCGGAATCTGCGCATTTATTGATGCAGAACATGCGCTAGATGTGTATTATGCTAAGCGTCTAGGCGTAGATACCGAAAATCTTTTGGTAAGCCAGCCCGATAATGGCGAACAAGCCTTAGAAATTTTAGAAACACTTACACGCAGTGGAGCCGTAGATTTAGTTGTTATTGACTCTGTAGCAGCACTTACCCCAAAAGCTGAAATTGATGGTGATATGGGCGATCAACATGTAGGGCTACAAGCGCGTTTAATGAGCCATGCATTGCGTAAAATTACCGGTGTTTTACACAAAATGAATACTACCCTTATTTTTATCAACCAAATTCGTATGAAAATCGGCACAATGGGATATGGAAGCCCTGAAACTACCACTGGAGGAAATGCACTAAAATTCTATGCTAGTGTGCGTATTGATATTAGAAGAATTGCTACCCTTAAGCAATCTGAACAACAAATTGGTAACCGCGTCAAAGCCAAAGTAGTAAAAAATAAAGTGGCGCCGCCCTTTAGAGAAGCAGAATTTGATATTATGTTTGGTGAAGGAATTAGCCGTGAGGGTGAAATTATTGATTATGGAATTAAGCTTGATATTATTGATAAAAGTGGCGCATGGCTTAGCTATGGGGACAAAAAGCTTGGTCAAGGTAGAGAAAATGCTAAATTATTACTAAAAGAAGACAAAAACCTAGCTGCTGAAATTACACAAAAAATTAGAGAGCAAATCGGTGCTACAGAAGAGATTTTACCTCTACCTGATGAACCTGAAGAAGAATAA
- a CDS encoding AMIN domain-containing protein, with protein MRHLFSVFLLFIFILNARENPFESAINPNMDSNRDPSEIKKTFESFDFKLPSTARILKEIKVVYQNLNGGLEEKTLQIDKSIDWHYPIAITQKDAKINESEDTQYFSAKKIIFFAKDNKLYITTKRTMKRNFILPEPFRIVIDFSKDAVDADELLELKQKYFSSIFLNAHKDFFRAYITLDGRYKYSITSNDDGYILSVQ; from the coding sequence ATGAGACATTTATTTTCAGTATTTCTACTTTTTATTTTTATACTTAATGCTAGAGAAAATCCCTTTGAATCCGCAATCAATCCTAACATGGATTCTAATCGCGACCCCAGTGAAATCAAAAAAACTTTTGAAAGTTTTGATTTCAAACTCCCTTCTACTGCAAGAATTCTTAAAGAAATTAAAGTTGTTTATCAAAATCTCAATGGGGGTTTGGAAGAAAAAACCCTACAGATTGATAAAAGTATTGATTGGCACTATCCTATTGCTATCACACAAAAAGATGCAAAAATCAATGAAAGTGAGGACACGCAATATTTTTCTGCAAAAAAAATTATCTTTTTTGCCAAAGACAATAAACTCTACATCACCACAAAACGCACAATGAAGCGCAATTTTATCTTGCCTGAACCTTTTAGAATTGTTATCGATTTTAGTAAGGATGCCGTTGATGCTGATGAGCTTTTAGAACTCAAACAAAAATATTTTTCCTCTATCTTTTTAAATGCACATAAGGATTTTTTCCGTGCTTATATCACATTAGATGGTCGCTATAAATATTCTATAACTTCTAATGATGATGGCTATATTCTAAGTGTGCAATAA
- a CDS encoding shikimate kinase: MCNNLVLIGFMGSGKSTIGKKLSTLLDYKFIDSDCFIEKKEGRKISEIFQTNGEKYFRNLEKEFIQSHRQNSYSVIATGGGMPIYNDITQMGYIIYLKADFNIIQKRIEDSHTRPLFADLNKAYALFLQRQKIYEKTCNLIINANNPLQKILQDIMLQIKTNQNNKS; encoded by the coding sequence GTGTGCAATAATCTCGTTCTTATCGGTTTTATGGGCTCTGGAAAAAGCACTATAGGAAAAAAATTAAGCACTCTACTTGATTATAAATTTATTGATTCGGACTGCTTTATTGAAAAAAAAGAGGGGCGTAAAATTTCAGAAATTTTTCAAACAAATGGAGAGAAATATTTCCGGAATCTAGAAAAAGAATTCATTCAAAGCCATAGACAAAATTCCTATAGTGTCATTGCTACAGGCGGAGGTATGCCCATTTATAATGACATCACACAAATGGGTTATATCATTTATCTTAAAGCAGATTTTAATATAATCCAAAAACGCATAGAAGATTCCCACACAAGACCACTTTTTGCAGATTTAAACAAGGCCTATGCACTTTTTTTACAACGCCAAAAAATTTATGAAAAAACTTGCAATCTCATTATTAATGCAAACAACCCCTTGCAAAAAATCTTACAAGATATTATGCTGCAAATAAAAACAAATCAAAATAATAAATCATGA
- a CDS encoding methionine ABC transporter ATP-binding protein — MVIELKNIQKTYPNGFCAIKNLNLQIQKGDIYGIIGYSGAGKSTLIRLINRLEEPTNGEVLINNTNILNLNPKALQKQRQKIGMIFQHFNLLSRKNVFDNIAFALQIAGWKKEECAQRVLELLDLVGLKDKKDFYPNQLSGGQKQRVAIARALANHPQILLCDEATSALDTKTTQSILALLKDIQQKMSLTIVLITHQIEVVRAICNKVCVINKGEIIEEGEVAKILSHPKHQITQELVATMPHKKNQDYLQFLPDSANLYELIFINEAKDSPIISQALQKFKVTFNIHFADFNTLPSQSFGRMILDIQGEEIEEALAFIRAQNVEIESIQRKNND; from the coding sequence ATTGTGATAGAACTAAAAAATATTCAAAAAACCTATCCCAATGGATTTTGCGCGATTAAAAATCTTAATTTACAAATCCAAAAAGGTGATATTTATGGCATTATTGGTTATTCTGGTGCCGGAAAATCTACTCTTATCCGCCTTATCAATCGCCTTGAAGAACCCACAAATGGAGAGGTTTTGATTAATAATACAAATATTCTTAATTTAAATCCTAAAGCTCTACAAAAACAACGCCAAAAAATTGGCATGATTTTCCAACATTTCAATCTTTTAAGTAGAAAAAATGTTTTTGATAATATTGCTTTTGCTCTACAAATTGCAGGTTGGAAAAAAGAAGAATGCGCTCAACGCGTCTTAGAATTATTGGACCTAGTAGGACTAAAAGATAAAAAAGATTTCTACCCCAATCAACTAAGTGGCGGGCAAAAGCAACGCGTTGCCATCGCTAGGGCCCTTGCAAATCACCCACAAATCTTGCTTTGTGATGAAGCTACAAGTGCACTAGATACAAAAACTACCCAATCAATCCTAGCCCTACTTAAAGATATCCAACAAAAAATGTCTCTTACCATCGTTTTAATCACGCACCAAATCGAAGTGGTTCGTGCAATTTGCAATAAAGTATGCGTAATTAATAAAGGTGAAATTATTGAGGAAGGTGAGGTAGCCAAAATTCTCTCACACCCTAAACACCAAATCACACAAGAACTTGTCGCAACAATGCCGCATAAAAAAAATCAAGATTATTTACAATTTCTCCCTGATTCTGCAAATCTTTATGAACTTATATTTATCAATGAAGCAAAAGATTCTCCTATTATCTCTCAAGCTCTACAAAAATTCAAAGTAACTTTTAATATCCATTTTGCAGACTTTAATACCCTTCCTTCGCAATCTTTTGGCAGAATGATTTTGGATATTCAGGGGGAAGAAATAGAAGAAGCACTCGCTTTTATCCGTGCACAAAATGTAGAAATAGAATCCATTCAAAGGAAAAATAATGATTGA